The following proteins are co-located in the Silene latifolia isolate original U9 population chromosome 1, ASM4854445v1, whole genome shotgun sequence genome:
- the LOC141605643 gene encoding uncharacterized protein LOC141605643 isoform X1, whose translation METKMKMSAIVMISLLIFLLINLPFSLSARLIADEPFDVRMHLSTVSRYGAVKDIADNSYVSASIPDGCTPIHLNLVARHGTRAPTKKRMRELDRLATSMELLIENAKERKLSLDRVPSWLFGWTSPWKGKVNGGELIVKGEEELYDLGMRVREKFPNLLSENYHPDVYAIKATQVPRASASAVAFAMGLFNGRGTLGPGKHRAFAVSTETRASDILLRFFDTCQNYKNYKKSEEPAVEKLKEPVFDEITYALSGRYGLNFSRQDISSLWFLCKQEASLLDITNQACGLFNTIEISLLEWTDDLEAFILKGYGKSVNYRMGLPLLKDVVESMEVAIKANEEELPSGSYEKARLRFAHAETVVPFSCLLGLFLQGSEYNQIQREEPLELPPRPPKKRNWRGSAVAPFGGNNMLVLYSCPAQEANKYFVHVLHNEHPVPLPGCENSDFCPFEDFKEKIYQPHMKVDYHDICTVKEQHEEPPVQKPAPSKLSLLFGWLFSSQSDETKTEL comes from the exons ATGGAAACGAAGATGAAAATGTCCGCCATTGTCATGATATCTTTACTTATTTTTCTACTTATTAATCTTCCATTTTCCCTCTCTGCTCGATTGATCGCTGACGAACCGTTCGATGTTCGCATGCATCTCTCCACTGTTTCCAG ATATGGCGCGGTCAAAGATATTGCTGACAATTCCTACGTTTCTGCTAGTATACCTGATGGTTGTACCCCTATTCATCTCAATCTTGTG GCAAGGCATGGAACAAGGGCGCCTACTAAGAAACGCATGAGAGAACTGGACAGATTGGCAACTTCCATGGAATTGCTTATTGAGAATGCAAAAGAACGCAAACTGTCATTAGATAGAGTGCCTTCTTGGTTGTTTGGTTGGACATCTCCTTGGAAAGGAAAGGTAAATGGAGGAGAATTGATTGTCAAGGGAGAAGAAGAACTTTATGATCTTGGTATGAGAGTTCGAGAGAAGTTCCCAAATTTGTTGAGTGAGAATTACCACCCTGATGTATATGCTATTAAAGCAACTCAG GTTCCTCGAGCGTCTGCTAGCGCTGTGGCATTTGCAATGGGTCTGTTTAATGGGAGAGGAACCCTTGGTCCAGGGAAGCATCGGGCTTTTGCTGTTAGTACTGAAACTCGCGCAAGCGATATATTGCTGAGATTCTTTGATACTTGCCAAAATTATAAG AACTACAAGAAGAGTGAGGAGCCTGCAGTTGAGAAGTTAAAGGAGCCAGTTTTTGATGAAATTACATATGCCTTGTCTGGACGTTATGGACTGAATTTTAGTAGACAAGACATTTCTTCCCTCTGGTTTTTGTGCAAGCAG GAAGCATCCTTACTGGACATAACTAATCAGGCTTGCGGTCTTTTTAATACGATTGAg ATTTCTTTGCTGGAATGGACTGATGATCTGGAGGCGTTTATACTAAAAGGGTATGGAAAATCTGTAAATTATCGCATGGGACTGCCTTTGTTAAAAGATGTTGTTGAGTCCATGGAGGTTGCTATCAAGGCTAATGAAG AAGAACTTCCAAGTGGGAGTTATGAGAAGGCAAGGCTTCGGTTTGCTCATGCTGAGACTGTAGTTCCATTCTCATGCCTGCTTGGTTTATTTCTCCAGGGATCTG AATACAATCAAATACAAAGAGAAGAACCTCTAGAGCTCCCTCCAAGACCACCCAAAAAGCGAAATTGGAGGGGCAGTGCTGTGGCTCCATTCGGTGGAAACAATATGCTTGTACTTTATAGTTGTCCGGCCCAAGAAGCAAACAAGTATTTTGTGCATGTACTTCACAATGAACATCCTGTACCATTACCG GGTTGTGAGAACTCAGACTTCTGTCCATTTGAAGATTTCAAG GAAAAAATATACCAGCCTCACATGAAGGTCGATTATCACGACATCTGCACAGTGAAGGAACAACATGAAGAACCTCCAGTTCAGAAACCCGCGCCTAGTAAGTTATCATTGTTGTTCGGGTGGCTGTTCTCTTCACAGAGTGACGAGACCAAAACAGAATTATAA
- the LOC141605634 gene encoding putative apyrase 7: protein MVFNRISEIISYATNRPSTRHSSPIPYMQAGLSPPKNSDEFSFSGHSQVNNMRLSASLQDFSQYRQLHLENGERLVGSDNAHAKPPHSFHNDLSSSSFSKDKVPRISPVLPRKWRRILTILLCLFFFGFLIFVLGQFLYSLWSAGASKYYVVLDCGSTGTRVYIYQASVAHKKNSNLPIALTSFSGTYTKPKGQTGRAYNRMETEPGLDKLVRNSTGLKTALKPLLRWAAKQIPKGSHQTTSLFLYATAGVRRLPTSDSDWLLNHSWAVLKSSPFVCQREWVKIITGMEEAYYGWIALNYETGILGAMPKKPTFGALDLGGSSLQVTFESKEPVYNKTNLNLSIGPVKHHLSAYSLSGYGLNDAFDKSVVHLLTGLPKVSKENFARGNVEIRHPCLHTGYKSQYLCSQCASIMQEAGSPRYGEKDTGKRGKAGVPIWLIGSPNWAECSALAKVAVNLSEWSDLSPGLDCDVQPCALAEEHPPPRGQFYAMSGFFVVYRFFNLTAEATLDDILENGRQFCEKTWEVAFKSVPSQPFIEQYCFRAPYIVSLLREGLHITDGQIAVGSGGTTWAQGVALVEAGKAFASRTDIHTFELFQMKIDPMILFALLLISSFLLVCALSFVGNCRPRYFRRSNLPIFRHNSAPSLASPFRFQGWSPIGSGDARVKTPLSPTTVGGQESPFGARSWFGGNDIQLSDSSPYTTASGVSHSISSGNLGQMIFDSNGMGSMWSPHRSQMRLQSRRSQSREDLISSLADAHIGKV from the exons ATGGTATTCAACAGAATTTCAGAGATCATATCTTACGCAACAAACCGCCCGTCAACACGGCATTCTTCTCCAATTCCATACATGCAAGCTGGACTCTCTCCTCCTAAAAACTCAGATGAATTTAGTTTCAGTGGCCACAGTCAGGTGAACAACATGCGGTTATCTGCATCATTACAAGATTTTTCACAATATCGCCAATTACACCTGGAGAATGGTGAACGACTAGTTGGCAGTGACAACGCTCATGCAAAGCCTCCTCATTCCTTTCATAATGATTTGTCCAGTTCTAGTTTTTCAAAGGATAAAGTTCCTCGGATAAGTCCAGTCTTGCCAAGAAAGTGGAGGAGAATATTGACGATTCTTCTTTGCCTGTTCTTCTTTGGTTTTCTCATTTTTGTTCTAGGTCAGTTTTTGTATTCATTATGGTCTGCTGGAGCTTCGAAGTATTATGTCGTGCTTGATTGTGGGAGTACTGGCACTCGGGTGTACATATATCAGGCCTCGGTCGCTCACAAGAAAAATAGCAATCTACCCATTGCCTTGACATCATTTTCAGGGACATACACAAAGCCAAAGGGCCAAACTGGACGGGCTTATAATCGTATGGAGACAGAGCCTGGGCTTGATAAATTGGTGCGCAACTCTACTGGGTTGAAGACTGCATTAAAGCCACTTCTTCGGTGGGCTGCGAAACAGATCCCAAAGGGTTCACATCAGACCACCTCTCTTTTTCTTTATGCTACTGCTGGTGTTCGTAGGTTGCCAACTTCAGACTCTGACTGGCTTCTTAATCATTCTTGGGCCGTGCTAAAAAGTTCCCCTTTTGTTTGCCAAAGGGAATGGGTCAAGATTATAACTGGCATGGAGGAAGCCTATTATGGATGGATAGCTCTAAATTATGAAACAGGAATTTTGGGAGCCATGCCAAAAAAGCCAACTTTTGGGGCCCTTGATTTGGGTGGTTCATCCCTGCAAGTAACATTTGAGAGCAAGGAACCTGTCTACAATAAAACCAACTTAAATCTGAGCATTGGACCTGTGAAACATCATCTAAGTGCGTATTCTCTGTCGGGTTATGGGTTAAATGATGCCTTTGACAAATCTGTTGTTCATCTTTTGACAGGGTTGCCAAAAGTTAGTAAGGAAAATTTTGCTCGTGGTAATGTAGAAATTAGACATCCGTGTTTACATACTGGCTATAAAAGTCAATACCTCTGCTCACAGTGTGCTTCTATAATGCAAGAAGCAGGGAGTCCTCGTTATGGTGAGAAAGACACAGGCAAAAGAGGCAAAGCTGGAGTTCCAATTTGGCTTATTGGGTCACCAAATTGGGCCGAGTGCAGTGCACTTGCCAAGGTTGCTGTCAATTTATCAGAATGGTCCGATCTAAGCCCTGGACTCGATTGTGACGTTCAGCCTTGCGCTCTTGCTGAAGAACACCCTCCTCCTCGTGGGCAATTCTATGCAATGTCAGGTTTCTTTGTTGTCTATCGTTTTTTCAACTTAACAGCAGAAGCAACTCTTGATGACATTTTGGAAAACGGGCGTCAGTTTTGCGAAAAAACGTGGGAAGTTGCCTTCAAGAGTGTTCCTTCACAACCCTTCATTGAGCAGTACTGCTTTAGGGCACCTTACATTGTTTCATTGCTAAGGGAGGGGTTGCACATAACGGATGGTCAGATCGCAGTTGGCTCGGGTGGCACCACTTGGGCACAAGGGGTTGCTCTTGTGGAAGCTGGCAAGGCTTTTGCATCTAGAACAGATATTCATACTTTTGAACTATTTCAGATGAAGATAGATCCTATGATTCTTTTCGCTCTCTTACTGATATCATCATTCCTATTGGTTTGTGCCTTGTCGTTTGTTGGAAATTGCCGCCCAAGATATTTTCGCCGATCAAACCTTCCCATTTTCAGGCATAATAGTGCACCCTCTCTTGCTTCCCCTTTCCGGTTCCAGGGTTGGAGCCCCATAGGTTCAG GAGATGCGAGGGTAAAGACGCCACTGAGTCCAACAACTGTTGGTGGCCAAGAGAGCCCCTTTGGTGCACGTTCTTGGTTTGGCGGCAATGACATTCAGCTATCTGATTCTTCTCCGTATACAACAGCAAGTGGTGTTTCACATAGTATCTCATCCGGTAATTTAGGACAAATGATATTTGACAGCAATGGCATGGGTTCCATGTGGAGCCCACATAGAAGTCAGATGCGTCTCCAAAGTCGGCGATCGCAGTCTCGGGAGGACCTCATTTCTTCGCTGGCTGATGCTCATATTGGAAAGGTTTAG
- the LOC141605643 gene encoding uncharacterized protein LOC141605643 isoform X2 — METKMKMSAIVMISLLIFLLINLPFSLSARLIADEPFDVRMHLSTVSRYGAVKDIADNSYVSASIPDGCTPIHLNLVARHGTRAPTKKRMRELDRLATSMELLIENAKERKLSLDRVPSWLFGWTSPWKGKVNGGELIVKGEEELYDLGMRVREKFPNLLSENYHPDVYAIKATQVPRASASAVAFAMGLFNGRGTLGPGKHRAFAVSTETRASDILLRFFDTCQNYKNYKKSEEPAVEKLKEPVFDEITYALSGRYGLNFSRQDISSLWFLCKQEASLLDITNQACGLFNTIEISLLEWTDDLEAFILKGYGKSVNYRMGLPLLKDVVESMEVAIKANEELPSGSYEKARLRFAHAETVVPFSCLLGLFLQGSEYNQIQREEPLELPPRPPKKRNWRGSAVAPFGGNNMLVLYSCPAQEANKYFVHVLHNEHPVPLPGCENSDFCPFEDFKEKIYQPHMKVDYHDICTVKEQHEEPPVQKPAPSKLSLLFGWLFSSQSDETKTEL, encoded by the exons ATGGAAACGAAGATGAAAATGTCCGCCATTGTCATGATATCTTTACTTATTTTTCTACTTATTAATCTTCCATTTTCCCTCTCTGCTCGATTGATCGCTGACGAACCGTTCGATGTTCGCATGCATCTCTCCACTGTTTCCAG ATATGGCGCGGTCAAAGATATTGCTGACAATTCCTACGTTTCTGCTAGTATACCTGATGGTTGTACCCCTATTCATCTCAATCTTGTG GCAAGGCATGGAACAAGGGCGCCTACTAAGAAACGCATGAGAGAACTGGACAGATTGGCAACTTCCATGGAATTGCTTATTGAGAATGCAAAAGAACGCAAACTGTCATTAGATAGAGTGCCTTCTTGGTTGTTTGGTTGGACATCTCCTTGGAAAGGAAAGGTAAATGGAGGAGAATTGATTGTCAAGGGAGAAGAAGAACTTTATGATCTTGGTATGAGAGTTCGAGAGAAGTTCCCAAATTTGTTGAGTGAGAATTACCACCCTGATGTATATGCTATTAAAGCAACTCAG GTTCCTCGAGCGTCTGCTAGCGCTGTGGCATTTGCAATGGGTCTGTTTAATGGGAGAGGAACCCTTGGTCCAGGGAAGCATCGGGCTTTTGCTGTTAGTACTGAAACTCGCGCAAGCGATATATTGCTGAGATTCTTTGATACTTGCCAAAATTATAAG AACTACAAGAAGAGTGAGGAGCCTGCAGTTGAGAAGTTAAAGGAGCCAGTTTTTGATGAAATTACATATGCCTTGTCTGGACGTTATGGACTGAATTTTAGTAGACAAGACATTTCTTCCCTCTGGTTTTTGTGCAAGCAG GAAGCATCCTTACTGGACATAACTAATCAGGCTTGCGGTCTTTTTAATACGATTGAg ATTTCTTTGCTGGAATGGACTGATGATCTGGAGGCGTTTATACTAAAAGGGTATGGAAAATCTGTAAATTATCGCATGGGACTGCCTTTGTTAAAAGATGTTGTTGAGTCCATGGAGGTTGCTATCAAGGCTAATGAAG AACTTCCAAGTGGGAGTTATGAGAAGGCAAGGCTTCGGTTTGCTCATGCTGAGACTGTAGTTCCATTCTCATGCCTGCTTGGTTTATTTCTCCAGGGATCTG AATACAATCAAATACAAAGAGAAGAACCTCTAGAGCTCCCTCCAAGACCACCCAAAAAGCGAAATTGGAGGGGCAGTGCTGTGGCTCCATTCGGTGGAAACAATATGCTTGTACTTTATAGTTGTCCGGCCCAAGAAGCAAACAAGTATTTTGTGCATGTACTTCACAATGAACATCCTGTACCATTACCG GGTTGTGAGAACTCAGACTTCTGTCCATTTGAAGATTTCAAG GAAAAAATATACCAGCCTCACATGAAGGTCGATTATCACGACATCTGCACAGTGAAGGAACAACATGAAGAACCTCCAGTTCAGAAACCCGCGCCTAGTAAGTTATCATTGTTGTTCGGGTGGCTGTTCTCTTCACAGAGTGACGAGACCAAAACAGAATTATAA